In one Ictalurus furcatus strain D&B chromosome 10, Billie_1.0, whole genome shotgun sequence genomic region, the following are encoded:
- the cirbpb gene encoding cold inducible RNA binding protein b isoform X2 has protein sequence MSDEGKLFIGGLSYETTEHSLEEAFSKYGTIAKVDVIRDRETDRSRGFGFVTFENPDDAKDAMAAMNGKTVDGRTIRVDEAGKSGGRSGGFRGSGGRGFFRGSRGRGGGGYGGGERSYGGERSYGRGSGGYGGGDRSYGGRDRSYGSGERSYGGGSGYSNRSGGYSGGGGGGGGYRDNRNQGGYERSSFGSYRDGYDSYG, from the exons ATGTCTGACGAGGGGAAACTTTTTATTGGTGGACTCAGCTATGAGACCACGGAGCATTCCCTCGAAGAGGCTTTTTCCAAATACGGCACCATCGCCAAAG TCGATGTCATCAGAGATCGTGAGACTGACAGATCCAGAGGTTTTGGGTTTGTTACATTTGAAAATCCAGATGATGCAAAGGATGCGATGGCTGCCATGAAtggaaag aCTGTTGATGGCAGAACGATTCGTGTTGATGAAGCTGGTAAATCTGGCGGTCGATCTGGTGGGTTCAGAGGTTCTGGTGGCAGGGGATTTTTCAGAGGCAGCCGAGGAAGAG GAGGTGGTGGGTATGGCGGTGGTGAACGTAGTTATGGCGGTGAGAGGAGCTACGGCCGTGGCAGTGGTGGTTATGGTGGTGGTGACCGTAGTTATGGAGGCAGAGATCGGAGTTATGGCAGTGGTGAAAGGAGCTATGGCGGCGGTAGTGGCTACTCCAACAGGAGTGGAGGCTACTCGGGTGGTGGTGGAGGCGGTGGAGGATACAGAGACAACAG GAACCAGGGTGGTTATGAGCGTTCTTCTTTTGGCTCCTATAGAGACGGCTATGACAGCTATG GTTGA
- the cirbpb gene encoding cold inducible RNA binding protein b isoform X1 yields MSDEGKLFIGGLSYETTEHSLEEAFSKYGTIAKVDVIRDRETDRSRGFGFVTFENPDDAKDAMAAMNGKTVDGRTIRVDEAGKSGGRSGGFRGSGGRGFFRGSRGRGGGGYGGGERSYGGERSYGRGSGGYGGGDRSYGGRDRSYGSGERSYGGGSGYSNRSGGYSGGGGGGGGYRDNRNQGGYERSSFGSYRDGYDSYATHE; encoded by the exons ATGTCTGACGAGGGGAAACTTTTTATTGGTGGACTCAGCTATGAGACCACGGAGCATTCCCTCGAAGAGGCTTTTTCCAAATACGGCACCATCGCCAAAG TCGATGTCATCAGAGATCGTGAGACTGACAGATCCAGAGGTTTTGGGTTTGTTACATTTGAAAATCCAGATGATGCAAAGGATGCGATGGCTGCCATGAAtggaaag aCTGTTGATGGCAGAACGATTCGTGTTGATGAAGCTGGTAAATCTGGCGGTCGATCTGGTGGGTTCAGAGGTTCTGGTGGCAGGGGATTTTTCAGAGGCAGCCGAGGAAGAG GAGGTGGTGGGTATGGCGGTGGTGAACGTAGTTATGGCGGTGAGAGGAGCTACGGCCGTGGCAGTGGTGGTTATGGTGGTGGTGACCGTAGTTATGGAGGCAGAGATCGGAGTTATGGCAGTGGTGAAAGGAGCTATGGCGGCGGTAGTGGCTACTCCAACAGGAGTGGAGGCTACTCGGGTGGTGGTGGAGGCGGTGGAGGATACAGAGACAACAG GAACCAGGGTGGTTATGAGCGTTCTTCTTTTGGCTCCTATAGAGACGGCTATGACAGCTATG CTACACACGAGTAA